In Neofelis nebulosa isolate mNeoNeb1 chromosome 7, mNeoNeb1.pri, whole genome shotgun sequence, the following proteins share a genomic window:
- the CARMIL3 gene encoding capping protein, Arp2/3 and myosin-I linker protein 3 isoform X8, translating to MCLIRRGNADTPEGPRDTSPNSETSTSTTHSVCGGFSETYAALCDYNGLHCREEVQWDVDTIYHAEDNREFNLLDFSHLESRDLALMVAALAYNQWFTKLYCKDLRLGSEVLEQVLHTLSKSGSLEELVLDNAGLKTDFVQKLAGVFGENGSCVLHALTLSHNPIEDKGFLSLSQQLLCFPTGLTKLCLAKTAISPRGLQALGQTFGANPAFASSLRYLDLSKNPGLLATDEANALYSFLAQPNALVHLDLAGTDCAIDLLLGALLHGCCSHLTYLNLARNSCSHRKGREAPPAFKQFFSSAYTLSHVNLSATRLPLEALRALLQGLSLNSHLSDLHLDLSSCELRSAGAQALQEQLGAVTCVGSLDLSDNGFDSDLLTLVPALGKNKSLKHLFLGKNFNVKAKTLEEILHKLVQLIQEEDCSLQSLSVADSRLKLRTSILINALGSNTCLAKVDLSGNGMEDIGAKMLSKALQINSSLRTILWDRNNTSALGFLDIARALESNHTLRFMSFPVSDISQAYRSAPERTEDVWQKIQWCLVRNNHSQTCPQEQAFRLQQGLVTSSAEQMLQRLCGRVQEEVRALRLCPLEPVQDELLYARDLIKDAKNSRALFPSLYELGHVLANDGPVRQRLESVASEVSKAVDKELQVILESMVSLTQELCPVAMRVAEGHNKMLSNVAERVTVPRNFIRGALLEQAGQDIQNKLDEVKLSVVTYLTNSIVDEILQELYHSHKSLARHLAQLKTLSDPPSGPGQGQDPSSRGRGRNHDHEETTDDELGTNIDTMAIKKQKRCRKIRPVSAFISGSPQDMESQLGSLGIPPGWFSGLGSSQPTGGGSWEGLSELPTHGYKLRHQTQGRPRPPRTTPPGPGRPSQVPITGTRQENGMATRLDEGLEDFFSRRVMDESSSYPRTLRTLRPGLSEPPLPPLQKKRRRGLFHFRRPRSFKGDRGPGSPTTGLLLPPPPPPPPTQESPPSPDPPSLGNNSSPCWSPEEESGPLPGFGGSRGPSFRRKMGTEGAEPGEGGLAPGTAQQPRVHGVALPGLGRAKGWSFDGKREGTGPDLEGSVQAWQKRRSSDDAGPGAWKPPPPPQSTKPSFSAMRRAEATWHIAEESAPNHSCQSPSPASQDGEEEKEGAQFPERTVPTRNAKLQDPPLASRPPKPVAVPRGRRPPQEPGGREEAEAGGAVLGMNKPRLRLGSQQDQEETEVQGPPDPGRRTAPLKPKRTRRAQSCDKLEPDRRQPPDPTAGTSEPGTD from the exons AT GTGTCTAATCCGTCGTGGAAATGCTGACACCCCAGAAGGGCCCCGAGACACGTCCCCTAACTCTGAGACTTCCACATCGACCACTCACAGTGTCTGTG GTGGCTTCTCCGAGACCTATGCTGCCCTGTGTGACTACAACGGACTGCACTGCCGTGAGGAGGTGCAATGG GATGTGGACACCATCTATCATGCCGAGGATAACCGGGAGTTCAATCTTTTGGATTTCAGCCACTTGGAAAGCCG AGACTTGGCCCTAATGGTGGCAGCCCTGGCCTACAACCAGTGGTTCACCAAACTCTACTGCAAGGATCTGCGGCTG GGCTCTGAAGTGTTAGAACAGGTGCTACATACCCTGAGCAAGTCGGGGAGCCTCGAAGAGCTGGTGCTGGACAATGCCGGGCTTAAGAC GGACTTTGTCCAGAAGCTGGCCGGGGTGTTTGGGGAGAACGGGAGCTGTGTGCTGCATGCCCTCACTCTGTCCCACAACCCCATCGAGGACAAGG GTTTCCTCAGTCTGAGTCAGCAGCTCCTCTGCTTCCCCACTGGCCTCACCAAACTGTGCCTGGCCAAGACTGCCATTTCCCCTCGAG GGCTCCAGGCACTGGGCCAGACCTTCGGGGCCAACCCAGCCTTTGCCAGCTCCCTTCGATACCTGGACCTGAGCAAGAACCCTGGGCTGCTCGCCACAGATGAGGCCAAT GCCCTCTACAGTTTCCTGGCCCAGCCTAATGCTCTGGTGCACCTGGACCTGGCAGGAACCGACTGCGCCATTGACTTG CTTCTGGGAGCCCTGCTCCATGGCTGCTGCTCCCACCTAACCTACCTCAACCTGGCGCGCAACAGCTGCTCCCACAG GAAGGGCCGAGAGGCCCCGCCGGCCTTCAAGCAGTTCTTCAGCAGCGCCTACACACTGAGCCACGTCAACCTGTCGGCCACGAGGCTGCCCCTGGAGGCCCTCAG GGCACTGCTCCAGGGCCTCTCCCTCAACAGTCACCTCAGTGATCTGCACCTGGACCTCAGCAGCTGTGAG CTCCGCTCAGCAGGAGCCCAGGCTTTGCAGGAGCAGCTGGGGGCTGTCACCTGTGTGGGCAGCCTGGATCTGTCAGACAATG GGTTCGACTCGGACCTCCTGACACTGGTGCCCGCACTTGGCAAGAACAAGTCCCTCAAGCACCTGTTCCTGGGCAAGAACTTCAATGTCAAGGCCAA GACCCTGGAGGAGATCCTCCACAAGCTGGTGCAACTGATCCAAGAAGAGGACTGT TCCCTGCAGTCACTGTCAGTGGCAGACTCAAGGCTGAAGCTCCGCACCAGCATCCTCATCAATGCCCTGGGCAGCAACACCTGCCTGGCTAAGGTGGATCTGAGTGGCAATGGCATGGAGGACATCGGGGCCAAGATGCTGTCTAAGGCCCTGCAGATAAACTCCTCCCTCAG AACCATCCTATGGGATCGAAACAACACATCTGCCCTGGGCTTTCTGGACATTGCAAGGGCCCTGGAGAG CAACCACACACTGCGCTTCATGTCCTTCCCCGTGAGTGACATCTCCCAAGCCTACCGCAGCGCCCCGGAGCGCACCGAGGATGTCTGGCAGAAG ATCCAGTGGTGCTTGGTGAGGAACAATCACTCCCAGACATGCCCTCAGGAGCAGGCCTTCAGGCTGCAGCAGGGCCTGGTGACCAGCAGCGCCGAGCAA ATGCTGCAGCGGCTGTGTGGCCGGGTGCAGGAGGAGGTTCGGGCCCTGAGGCTGTGCCCCCTGGAGCCTGTGCAGGATGAGCTGCTTTATGCTCGGGACCTGATCAAGGACGCCAAAAACTCACGGGCG CTGTTTCCCAGCCTCTATGAGCTGGGCCATGTGCTGGCCAATGACGGGCCTGTACGGCAGAGGCTGGAGTCAGTTGCCAGTGAGGTGTCCAAGGCTGTGGACAAGGAACTGCAG GTGATCCTGGAGTCGATGGTCAGCCTTACGCAGGAGTTATGTCCTGTGGCCATGCGAGTGGCTGAGGGGCACAACAAGATGCTGAGCAATGTGGCTGAGCGCGTCACTGTGCCCCGGAACTTCATCCGAGGGGCGCTGCTGGAGCAGGCAGGACAGGACATTCAGAACAAGCTGGA TGAAGTAAAGCTCTCAGTCGTCACCTACTTGACCAACTCCATAGTGGACGAGATCCTGCAGGAGCTGTACCACTCCCACAAGAGCCTG GCCCGGCACCTGGCCCAGCTAAAGACACTATCAGATCCACCATCGGGGCCAGGCCAAGGGCAGGATCCGTCCTCCCGGGGCCGAGGCCGGAACCATGACCATGAGGAGACCACAGATGATGAACTTGGGACCAACATC GACACCATGGCCATCAAAAAGCAGAAACGCTGCCGCAAGATCCGGCCAGTGTCCGCCTTCATTA GTGGGAGCCCTCAGGACATGGAAAGCcagctggggagcctggggatCCCGCCTGGCTGGTTCTCAGGACTCGGAAGCAGCCAGCCCACAGGCGGTGGCTCCTGGGAGGGTCTATCCGAGCTGCCCACTCATGGCTATAAACTAAGGCATCAAACACAAGGCAGACCTCGGCCCCCCAGGACCACACCTCCAGGACCTGGTCGGCCCAGT CAGGTGCCAATAACTGGGACACGACAGGAGAATGGGATGGCCACCCGCCTGGATGAGGGGCTGGAGGATTTTTTCAGCCGAAGGGTCATGGATGAAAGCTCCAG CTACCCCCGGACTCTGCGGACCCTGCGGCCAGGCCTCTCAGAGCCGCCGCTGCCTCCACTCCAGAAGAAGAGACGCAGAGGCCTGTTTCACTTTCGCCGGCCCCGGAGCTTCAAGGGGGATAGGGGGCCAGGGTCCCCCACCACTGGGCTcctcctccctccgcccccacccccacccccaactcaggAGAGCCCCCCAAGCCCAGATCCCCCCAGCCTTGGCAATAATTCCTCCCCCTGTTGGAGCCCAGAGGAGGAGAGCGGCCCCCTCCCTGGATTTGGGGGGAGCCGGGGGCCTTCCTTCCGCAGGAAGATG GGCACTGAGGGGGcggagccaggggaggggggcctggCCCCTGGGACGGCACAGCAGCCAAGGGTCCATGGTGTTGCCCTTCCTGGGTTGGGAAGAGCCAAGGGTTGGAGCTTCGACGGGAAACGAGAG GGTACAGGCCCAGACCTGGAGGGCAGTGTCCAGGCTTGGCAGAAACGGCGCTCTTCAGACGATGCAG ggCCGGGAGCCTGGaagcccccaccaccaccccaaagCACCAAGCCAAGCTTCAGCGCCATGCGCCGAGCAGAGGCCACATGGCACATAG ctgaggAGAGTGCCCCCAACCACAGCTGCCagagccccagcccagcctctcaggacggggaggaggaaaaggagggggcCCAATTCCCAGAGAGGACCGTTCCCACTAGGAATGCCAAG CTGCAGGACCCCCCTTTAGCTTCACGGCCCCCCAAGCCAGTGGCTGTGCCCCGGGGCCGCCGGCCCCCCCAGGagccagggggcagggaggaggctgaggctgggggtgcAGTCCTAGGAATGAACAAACCCCGGCTGAGGCTGGGCTCACAGCAGGATCAAGAGGAGACCGAGGTCCAAG GGCCCCCAGATCCAGGCCGCCGGACTGCCCCCCTGAAGCCCAAGAGGACGCGGCGGGCACAGTCCTGTGACAAGCTGGAGCCTGACAGAAGGCAGCCCCCTGACCCCACAG CAGGAACCAGTGAGCCAGGAACAGACTGA